The proteins below are encoded in one region of Akkermansiaceae bacterium:
- a CDS encoding BMC domain-containing protein — protein MSSSTNRPLGFIEVRHLSIAAIVADTVTKSANVHLLGLEPAGTELTLIRISGDSPADVQSALDEAHTEAARLGGEATTTMMANPDPNIPSLNEGDMIINGLYGGREELKPTDYQPNKLETNTTMSKPQKAIGILETQGLTASLEATDAMLKAADVSLVGKEKIGAAYVTIIIEGDVAAVKAAIDTGAAAVGDLGKLIAAHVIARPHNDLIALLPG, from the coding sequence ATGAGCTCTTCAACTAACAGACCACTCGGATTTATTGAAGTCCGGCACCTTTCCATCGCCGCCATTGTCGCGGACACGGTCACCAAGTCCGCCAATGTCCACCTGCTTGGACTCGAACCCGCCGGCACCGAGCTGACACTGATCCGTATCAGCGGCGACAGCCCGGCTGACGTGCAGTCGGCTCTCGATGAAGCCCATACCGAAGCCGCCCGACTCGGCGGCGAGGCCACCACCACCATGATGGCCAACCCTGATCCAAACATCCCCTCGCTCAACGAAGGTGACATGATCATCAACGGCCTCTACGGTGGCCGCGAGGAACTCAAACCCACCGATTACCAACCAAACAAACTCGAAACCAACACCACCATGAGCAAACCACAAAAAGCCATCGGCATCCTTGAGACCCAGGGACTCACCGCCAGCCTCGAAGCCACAGACGCCATGCTTAAAGCGGCTGATGTGAGCCTCGTCGGCAAAGAGAAAATCGGCGCCGCCTACGTGACCATCATCATCGAGGGGGATGTGGCTGCCGTCAAAGCCGCCATCGATACAGGTGCCGCCGCAGTCGGTGACCTGGGCAAGCTGATCGCCGCCCACGTCATCGCCCGCCCCCACAACGACCTGATTGCCCTGCTTCCCGGGTAG
- a CDS encoding dihydrodipicolinate synthase family protein: MSAALQGIFVPNITPYHADGTLNEGELRKIVSWLIDKGVSGIFPNGSLGEFIRLSFEERKRVISIIADEVDGRIPILAGAAEPNADLVLEMCHHCADLGCRAVSITGPYYFKPSQESIEAYFQDLAERSPIDIVIYNIPTLASEISVPVLTRLALEYPRIIGTKDSSADMCRFLHVMNAIKPTRPDFSVMVGWEELLVPTMMMGGDGGTVSTAGVAPEVIMKIYNDCVAGNWERAKDYQYKLLELFQIMITAKNFPTGFRLGYEARGFSPGGVRFPNAPSEVKDLKAIGDKIACLLSDCGLGDLAQSCPIPDFAAQATYSPASRPPTQSQAPSQAGGVNPSDVEEIVRKVMRNLNK, translated from the coding sequence ATGAGCGCAGCACTGCAGGGCATCTTCGTCCCCAACATCACCCCCTACCACGCCGACGGCACCCTCAACGAGGGTGAGCTACGTAAGATCGTCTCCTGGCTGATCGACAAGGGGGTCTCCGGCATTTTCCCGAACGGCAGCTTGGGTGAATTTATTCGTCTCAGCTTTGAGGAGCGTAAAAGAGTCATCAGTATCATTGCCGACGAGGTCGATGGCCGCATCCCGATTCTCGCCGGAGCCGCCGAACCCAACGCCGACCTGGTTCTGGAAATGTGCCACCACTGCGCCGACCTCGGCTGCCGCGCCGTCTCCATCACCGGCCCCTACTACTTCAAACCCAGCCAGGAGAGCATCGAGGCCTATTTCCAGGATCTCGCGGAGCGTTCGCCGATCGATATCGTCATTTACAACATCCCCACCCTCGCCTCCGAGATCAGTGTGCCGGTGCTCACCCGCCTGGCGCTGGAATACCCGCGCATCATCGGCACCAAGGACAGCAGCGCCGACATGTGCCGCTTCCTCCACGTCATGAACGCCATCAAACCGACACGCCCCGACTTCAGTGTCATGGTCGGCTGGGAAGAGCTGCTTGTCCCCACCATGATGATGGGGGGCGACGGCGGAACCGTTTCCACCGCGGGCGTGGCCCCCGAGGTCATCATGAAAATCTACAACGACTGTGTCGCAGGAAACTGGGAACGGGCCAAGGACTACCAGTATAAGCTCCTGGAACTCTTCCAGATCATGATCACAGCCAAAAACTTCCCCACGGGATTCAGGCTCGGTTACGAAGCCCGGGGATTCTCTCCAGGCGGTGTCCGCTTTCCCAATGCCCCCAGCGAAGTCAAGGACCTCAAGGCCATCGGCGACAAGATCGCCTGCCTGCTCAGCGACTGCGGGCTGGGGGACCTGGCCCAGTCATGTCCCATCCCTGACTTTGCAGCCCAAGCTACCTACAGCCCGGCATCCCGACCGCCAACACAAAGCCAAGCTCCAAGCCAAGCGGGAGGGGTCAACCCAAGTGATGTGGAGGAAATCGTGCGCAAGGTCATGCGTAATTTAAACAAGTAA
- a CDS encoding polyprenyl synthetase family protein — MDDLKPWLKAKQKEVDTALARLLPRETTAPQTIHKAMRYSVFAGGKRLRPILCLAAAEACGGETENALAPACATEVMHTYSLVHDDLPCMDDDDLRRGRPTSHKVFGEGMAVLTGDALLTEVFAIIARTPATKRYGVKDYVEEIASTGGSRKLIGGQVLDLEGEGKKLTKKDLIKIHEAKTAALLTASVRLGAMTANATPAKLEALTTFGYNLGLAFQVIDDILDVTQTTEVLGKTAGKDEAVDKSTYPAILGLEASRKEAARLTRKALGALEAFGKKAKRLEQIARYLLEREY; from the coding sequence ATGGACGACCTCAAACCCTGGCTCAAAGCGAAGCAGAAGGAAGTGGACACCGCGCTGGCTAGGCTTTTGCCCCGCGAAACCACCGCGCCGCAAACCATCCACAAGGCGATGCGTTACAGCGTTTTTGCCGGTGGAAAACGCCTGCGCCCGATCCTCTGCCTCGCCGCTGCCGAAGCCTGCGGTGGGGAAACAGAAAACGCCCTCGCCCCCGCCTGCGCCACCGAGGTCATGCACACCTACTCGCTGGTCCACGATGATCTGCCGTGTATGGATGATGATGATCTCCGCCGTGGCCGGCCCACCAGCCACAAGGTCTTTGGCGAGGGGATGGCGGTGCTGACTGGTGACGCCCTGCTCACCGAGGTGTTTGCCATCATCGCGCGGACTCCCGCCACCAAACGCTACGGGGTCAAGGACTACGTCGAGGAAATAGCCAGCACCGGCGGCAGTAGAAAACTTATCGGTGGCCAGGTGCTCGACCTCGAAGGGGAGGGCAAAAAGCTCACTAAAAAGGATCTGATCAAAATCCATGAGGCAAAAACAGCAGCCCTGCTAACAGCCTCAGTCCGCCTCGGTGCCATGACCGCTAACGCGACTCCCGCAAAACTCGAAGCCCTGACAACATTCGGTTACAACCTGGGCCTCGCGTTTCAAGTCATCGACGACATCCTCGACGTGACTCAGACTACGGAGGTGTTAGGAAAAACCGCAGGCAAGGACGAAGCGGTGGATAAATCAACCTACCCCGCCATCCTCGGTCTCGAAGCATCCCGCAAGGAAGCGGCCCGCCTCACCCGCAAGGCACTCGGTGCCCTGGAAGCCTTCGGCAAAAAAGCCAAACGCCTCGAACAAATCGCCCGCTACCTGCTGGAGCGCGAGTATTAG
- a CDS encoding aspartate-semialdehyde dehydrogenase has protein sequence MTTSPGKHVAVVGATGAVGQEMLDCLEERNFPISELTLLASARSAGKEISFRGNLIKVKELTHDSFEGVEIALFSAGGGISLEYAPSAAAAGAVVIDNSSAFRMDDEVPLVVPEVNPEAVRNRPKGIIANPNCTTIITLMALAPLHRLYGLRSVIASSYQAVSGSGAQGIIELDAQIKALGTGGEVTGDLINVYPCQIASNVIPQVDAFTESGYTKEELKMLNESRKILNLPELKVTCTCVRVPVHRSHSVSVTAQFDKPVDVAGARAAFADTPGIKAKDDPAMALYPVPLDTTKKDDCLVGRIRKDMVFNNALTLWVVGDQVRKGAALNAVQIAELL, from the coding sequence ATGACCACATCACCAGGAAAACATGTAGCAGTTGTAGGGGCTACAGGCGCAGTCGGGCAGGAGATGCTCGATTGTTTGGAAGAGCGTAATTTCCCTATCAGCGAATTAACTTTGCTCGCATCCGCCCGATCGGCGGGGAAAGAGATTTCGTTTCGTGGAAACTTAATCAAAGTTAAGGAATTGACACACGACAGCTTCGAAGGAGTGGAGATCGCCCTGTTTAGTGCAGGTGGAGGGATTTCACTCGAATACGCGCCGAGTGCAGCTGCCGCTGGTGCCGTGGTGATCGACAACTCATCCGCATTCCGTATGGACGACGAAGTCCCGCTGGTCGTTCCGGAGGTGAACCCGGAGGCTGTCAGGAACCGTCCCAAAGGCATCATCGCCAACCCGAACTGTACCACCATCATCACCCTGATGGCACTTGCTCCGCTGCACAGGCTTTACGGACTGCGCAGTGTCATCGCATCAAGCTACCAGGCTGTCTCCGGCAGTGGTGCCCAGGGGATTATTGAACTTGATGCGCAAATCAAGGCGCTCGGCACCGGTGGCGAGGTCACCGGGGACCTCATCAATGTCTATCCGTGCCAGATTGCCTCCAACGTCATCCCGCAAGTGGATGCATTCACGGAAAGCGGTTACACCAAGGAAGAGCTGAAAATGCTCAACGAGAGCCGCAAAATTCTCAACCTTCCCGAGCTCAAGGTCACCTGCACCTGTGTGCGTGTGCCCGTGCACCGCTCCCACTCCGTCAGTGTCACCGCCCAGTTCGACAAACCGGTCGACGTCGCCGGCGCCCGCGCCGCATTTGCTGACACCCCCGGGATCAAGGCCAAGGACGACCCTGCAATGGCACTCTACCCGGTGCCGCTCGATACCACCAAGAAAGACGACTGCTTGGTCGGGCGCATCCGCAAGGACATGGTCTTCAACAATGCGCTCACGCTCTGGGTGGTAGGCGACCAGGTCCGCAAGGGAGCCGCCCTCAACGCCGTGCAGATCGCCGAGCTGCTGTAG
- a CDS encoding L-rhamnose mutarotase yields MKTIHLVLLGSLVALLTSCSNLAPEPKRYCWVTGLKPEKADYYRKLHANPWPGVNKQIKKSNIQNFSIHEVDIHGKTYLIAYLEYTGKDFEADMKAMGQDPETIRWWKETDPCQKPLPQAKGMWADTKELYYLR; encoded by the coding sequence ATGAAAACCATCCACCTCGTCCTGCTCGGCTCACTGGTCGCCCTCCTCACAAGCTGCTCGAACCTGGCGCCCGAACCGAAGCGCTACTGCTGGGTCACCGGCCTCAAACCTGAAAAAGCCGACTACTACCGCAAGCTCCACGCCAACCCGTGGCCGGGCGTCAACAAGCAGATCAAGAAGTCCAACATCCAGAACTTCTCCATCCATGAAGTCGATATCCACGGCAAGACCTACCTCATCGCCTACCTTGAATACACCGGCAAGGACTTTGAGGCCGACATGAAGGCCATGGGGCAGGACCCCGAGACCATCCGCTGGTGGAAGGAGACCGACCCCTGCCAAAAACCATTGCCACAGGCCAAAGGAATGTGGGCCGATACCAAGGAGCTTTACTATCTTCGATAA